From a region of the Mauremys mutica isolate MM-2020 ecotype Southern chromosome 12, ASM2049712v1, whole genome shotgun sequence genome:
- the SYNGR2 gene encoding synaptogyrin-2 has translation MESGGAYGAAKAGGTFDLLRFLQRPQVLVRLLSAVFSLIVFSCIIGEGYTNSHDTDQLHCVFHRNEDACRYGIGIGVLGFLACLAFFTIDIYFPQISNATDRKYLVMADLGFSALWTFLWFIGFCFLTNQWAMTLPSEVHVGADSARAAIAFSFFSIFSWGFLITFALQRYRMGVEDFTNSYTDPTPDPSTPYSIYPNVTHDNYQQPPFAQTGETSEGYQPPPAY, from the exons ATGGAGAGCGGCGGCGCCTACGGAGCGGCCAAGGCCGGAGGCACCTTCGACCTGTTGCGCTTCCTGCAGCGGCCGCAGGTCCTGGTGCGGCTGCTGAGCGCG GTGTTCTCCCTCATCGTGTTCTCCTGCATCATCGGTGAGGGGTACACCAACTCCCATGACACCGATCAGCTCCACTGCGTCTTCCACCGGAATGAGGATGCCTGCCGTTACGGCATCGGCATCGGCGTCCTCGGCTTCCTGGCCTGTCTCGCCTTCTTCACGATCGATATCTACTTCCCCCAGATCAGCAATGCCACTGACCGTAAATACTTGGTCATGGCAGACTTGGGCTTTTCAG caCTCTGGACTTTCCTGTGGTTCATTGGCTTTTGCTTCTTGACCAACCAGTGGGCTATGACGCTGCCGAGCGAGGTGCATGTGGGGGCGGACTCAGCCCGAGCTGCCATTGCCTTCAGTTTCTTCTCCATCTTCTCCTGG GGGTTCCTGATCACCTTTGCTCTCCAGAGGTACAGAATGGGAGTGGAGGACTTTACTAACAGCTACACTGACCCCACCCCTGACCCTTCGACCCCCTACTCAATTTACCCCAACGTCACTCATGACAACTACCAGCAGCCGCCCTTCGCCCAGACTGGAGAGACCTCGGAGGGCTACCAGCCCCCGCCGGCGTACTGA